The genomic region TGATCGCGGCCAAGGCCCCCGCCGAAGCGGTAGGAACCGCCGCACGCAGCCTCGCTGCTGATCTCATCGCCGCGTATCCTGTGCCGCTCGCCCCGGCCGTCGCCCCCAATTACCTGCGCGGGCAAGCGCTGTTCAACCAGAACTGCGCGAGCTGCCACGCCATGACCGGGGACGGAAAGGGGCCGAAATCGGTCGGGCTAGATCCTCCACCGATCGCATTCATCGATAAGGCGCGCGCTCGCGAGCGCAGCACGTTCGCGTTTTATCAGGTGCTGGAACAAGGCATCGACGGCACCAGCATGGAAAGCTTTGCCGATCGTCCGCTTCAGGACCGTTGGGATCTCGCGCTATACGCTGGCACCTTCGCCTTTCCCGCTAGGGTCAGGACTCACTGATCAGAGCCAGAAGATGACGGTGGCTGCGAGGGCGATGGCGGAGAAGAAGACCGTCGGACATCGATCGTAGCGGGTGGCGACGCGGCGCCAGTCCTTCAGGCGCCCGAACATGATCTCAATACGGCTGCGGCGTCTGTAGCGGCGCTTGTCGTATTTGACGGGCTGGT from Sphingomonas sp. OV641 harbors:
- a CDS encoding c-type cytochrome, producing MFVAIMLVSPASAQTTAPVQTAWRLLDYVAVDYPEAVKGGQIVSPTEYAEMTEFSASARERITSLASSSAKADLARRATALERLIAAKAPAEAVGTAARSLAADLIAAYPVPLAPAVAPNYLRGQALFNQNCASCHAMTGDGKGPKSVGLDPPPIAFIDKARARERSTFAFYQVLEQGIDGTSMESFADRPLQDRWDLALYAGTFAFPARVRTH